The following proteins are co-located in the Maridesulfovibrio ferrireducens genome:
- a CDS encoding DNA topoisomerase, whose translation MRLFIAEKKDVAEAISIALGGPSRPSEASFFVNGDHITWLWGHVLRLTDPEEHNEQFKKWSLRVLPMDWPISYAPEDRHIGHLKKVIELATQATELVNAGDPDPEGQRLVDEVIEYAGLEGKPIKRILINDNNGPAILKAIENIEDNEKYRGLSMSALARAVCDQRYGYNLTRCYTLKAREKGYDGVLSVGRVQTPILGLVVARDRAHDAHQKQAFHNIKAQIEMQDSSSMSITADYLPTESDPVDEKGRIIDSVFARKIVNDIQGQPVSILSVESVNRKNEPPQPYNLLALQADAAGLWNYKPKKVLEITQRLRDRYKAITYNRSDCRFLNDERHSEAPGLLKALSSAFGEMAEYANPNIKSKAFNSKKVGAHHAIIPTMNVPNLKKLSEDERRIYELITKLYIAQFYPPAEFTTTKTQLEIAGHNFLAEGRFNTSSGWRVLNEADLKDFEKAEKQQELHKLQKSDSGIVEYAESIKTFTKPPALYSMKTLLKDLTGVAKYVTDPEIKKLLLDKDSDKQEEAGGIGTPATRDSHIDTLFKRSFLAEKGKHIISTDIGRSFHDALPGFAVKPDMTALWHEKQKMIEAGKLDYKELIAEVDKSVAVEIERVLKNGLNLDIKSDAIQCPKCKKGILKLRKGPKGKFWGCSAYPECNAIVQDKSGKPNITAKPAKKFTASSEHFCPDCGKGLVRHPAKKQGIFWWGCSGYPGCKFMAYDEDHKPKLEKK comes from the coding sequence ATGCGCTTATTTATCGCAGAAAAAAAAGATGTAGCTGAGGCAATCTCGATAGCTTTAGGTGGTCCGTCAAGACCTTCCGAAGCTTCATTTTTTGTAAATGGAGATCATATCACTTGGTTATGGGGCCATGTTCTCCGATTAACTGACCCGGAAGAACATAACGAACAGTTCAAAAAATGGTCCCTCAGAGTGCTGCCAATGGACTGGCCTATCAGCTATGCGCCGGAAGACAGACATATCGGGCACCTCAAAAAAGTAATTGAACTGGCCACCCAAGCCACTGAACTGGTCAACGCAGGTGATCCTGATCCTGAAGGTCAGAGGCTGGTTGATGAAGTCATCGAGTACGCAGGACTTGAAGGGAAACCAATTAAAAGAATTCTGATTAATGACAACAACGGCCCTGCAATTCTCAAGGCTATTGAGAACATTGAGGACAACGAAAAATACAGAGGGCTGTCCATGTCAGCATTGGCGCGAGCAGTGTGCGACCAGCGTTATGGATATAACCTCACGCGCTGCTATACCCTCAAGGCTCGTGAAAAAGGTTATGACGGAGTACTTTCTGTAGGACGTGTTCAGACTCCCATCCTTGGACTTGTGGTAGCGCGTGATCGTGCTCATGATGCACATCAAAAACAAGCCTTTCACAATATTAAAGCCCAGATTGAAATGCAGGACAGTAGCAGCATGTCCATAACGGCTGATTATTTGCCGACAGAAAGTGACCCTGTAGATGAAAAAGGCCGTATCATTGATAGCGTCTTTGCCAGAAAAATTGTGAATGACATTCAAGGTCAGCCCGTTTCAATCTTGTCTGTAGAGTCAGTTAATCGTAAAAACGAACCGCCTCAGCCATATAATTTGCTGGCTCTCCAAGCTGATGCAGCAGGACTATGGAACTATAAGCCTAAAAAAGTCCTTGAAATCACACAAAGGCTTCGCGATCGCTACAAGGCTATCACATACAATCGCAGTGACTGCCGTTTCTTAAATGACGAACGGCATTCTGAAGCTCCCGGCTTACTGAAAGCTCTTTCATCCGCGTTTGGAGAAATGGCGGAATACGCTAATCCAAATATAAAAAGTAAAGCTTTCAATTCAAAAAAAGTCGGAGCGCATCACGCCATCATTCCCACAATGAACGTGCCGAACCTTAAGAAGTTATCCGAAGATGAGCGCCGAATTTATGAACTGATAACAAAACTCTATATTGCCCAATTTTATCCTCCGGCAGAATTTACAACTACAAAAACACAACTGGAAATCGCCGGTCATAACTTTCTAGCTGAAGGTAGATTCAACACATCTTCAGGCTGGCGAGTTTTAAATGAGGCAGACCTCAAAGATTTTGAAAAGGCTGAAAAACAACAAGAACTGCATAAACTGCAAAAATCTGATTCCGGCATAGTAGAATATGCTGAAAGCATAAAAACTTTCACCAAACCGCCGGCACTCTATTCCATGAAAACCTTGCTTAAGGATCTGACCGGAGTGGCCAAGTATGTGACTGACCCTGAAATCAAAAAACTGCTCTTAGACAAGGACAGCGACAAACAGGAGGAAGCCGGCGGAATCGGAACACCGGCCACAAGGGATTCACACATAGACACCCTTTTTAAACGCTCTTTTCTCGCAGAGAAAGGCAAGCATATCATCAGCACCGACATCGGACGTAGCTTCCATGATGCGCTGCCCGGTTTCGCAGTCAAGCCGGACATGACCGCCCTCTGGCATGAAAAACAAAAAATGATTGAAGCCGGAAAGCTGGACTACAAAGAACTGATTGCTGAAGTAGACAAATCCGTTGCTGTCGAGATTGAGCGCGTTCTGAAAAACGGTCTAAACCTCGACATTAAAAGCGATGCAATCCAATGCCCCAAATGCAAGAAAGGAATCCTTAAACTCAGAAAAGGCCCAAAAGGAAAATTCTGGGGTTGCTCTGCCTATCCGGAATGCAATGCAATTGTTCAAGACAAATCCGGCAAACCCAACATCACAGCTAAGCCTGCTAAAAAATTTACCGCATCATCAGAGCACTTTTGCCCGGACTGCGGCAAAGGGCTCGTGCGGCATCCGGCAAAAAAACAAGGAATATTCTGGTGGGGATGCAGTGGTTATCCTGGATGTAAATTCATGGCTTATGATGAAGACCACAAACCAAAACTGGAGAAGAAGTAA
- a CDS encoding Lar family restriction alleviation protein, with amino-acid sequence MPINLELRECPWCGAHDKRFLHNHHAQSTVSYHHRDHYYIQCLNCHAQGPAGNTAAEAVELWHTLKRGKEKSYLQEFIQVAHFVLELLDDELYDFNVHILEPRTSPSKTPEITKLLETYYTLEEKLWDNLPDRSKAEEDAQTTRRWLCYLIDQRFSGEFSDQYPTFPQTWEQHLPRTPELLELLQQAALKLSMNNQQSLLTTQIDEVLDKYENARKKIKNKTL; translated from the coding sequence ATGCCAATTAACTTAGAATTACGTGAATGTCCTTGGTGCGGAGCTCACGACAAAAGATTTCTTCACAATCATCACGCACAGTCTACCGTAAGTTATCATCATCGGGATCATTATTATATCCAATGCCTAAACTGCCATGCCCAGGGACCGGCGGGGAATACCGCTGCAGAAGCTGTTGAACTCTGGCACACCCTGAAAAGAGGAAAAGAAAAAAGTTATCTACAAGAATTTATACAAGTTGCACACTTCGTGTTGGAACTGTTGGATGATGAGCTATATGACTTTAATGTTCATATATTAGAGCCTCGCACTTCGCCTTCTAAAACTCCCGAAATAACCAAGTTGTTAGAGACGTATTATACACTTGAAGAAAAATTATGGGATAATTTACCTGATCGAAGCAAAGCTGAGGAAGATGCTCAAACAACTCGCAGGTGGCTTTGCTACCTCATTGATCAACGTTTTTCAGGTGAATTTTCAGATCAGTATCCAACTTTCCCTCAAACATGGGAACAACATTTACCCAGAACCCCTGAACTATTGGAGTTACTACAGCAAGCAGCACTAAAACTTAGTATGAACAACCAACAGTCCTTACTTACTACCCAAATAGACGAAGTTTTGGACAAATATGAGAACGCGAGAAAGAAAATTAAAAACAAAACCCTCTAA